A single genomic interval of Mucilaginibacter boryungensis harbors:
- a CDS encoding alpha/beta fold hydrolase produces the protein MKKLLPLIFTLLFASVVYAQTEPANYGVIVNKFKLFYNSNKPDSIYKIFGPEMRNALTADQFKATTAQLKTQLGALNQTTFTGFNDPIATYDAAFQNGTLTLRLSLNKAGQIIGLLLQPAQPKTTAATATTSSDPDMIEIPVMQKVFTGNIAGTLGIPKKATGKVPVVLIIAGSGPTDRDGNNPLGVSANSYKLLASALAKNGIATLRYDKRMIGQSTSNTKEADLRFDDYADDAIALIGMLHSDARFSSVFVLGHSEGSLVGMLACADQPVAGFISVAGAGERADKILTEQLKSKPQFVQDAFKVVLDSLRKGKTTDRVDPSLFGLARPSVQPYLRSWMYHEPKAELKKLKIPVLILQGTNDLQITVADAEKLKKAKSDATLVIIPGMNHVLKDAPADKDKNLETYKDPNLPIKPELVTNIVAFINKLK, from the coding sequence ATGAAAAAACTGCTTCCGTTAATATTTACACTGCTATTTGCTTCTGTGGTTTATGCACAAACCGAACCTGCCAATTACGGGGTAATTGTAAACAAGTTTAAACTGTTTTATAACAGCAACAAACCCGATAGTATTTATAAAATATTTGGGCCCGAAATGCGCAATGCTTTAACAGCCGATCAATTTAAGGCCACAACTGCTCAGTTAAAAACGCAATTGGGCGCATTGAACCAAACAACTTTTACTGGCTTTAACGACCCTATAGCTACATATGATGCCGCTTTCCAAAATGGCACACTTACTTTACGCTTGTCACTAAATAAAGCTGGTCAGATCATCGGGCTGCTTTTACAGCCTGCACAGCCAAAAACTACAGCAGCGACTGCAACCACATCAAGCGATCCGGATATGATAGAAATCCCCGTAATGCAAAAGGTATTTACAGGAAATATTGCCGGGACATTGGGTATACCTAAAAAGGCAACAGGCAAGGTGCCGGTAGTGCTAATTATTGCCGGCTCGGGGCCTACCGACAGGGATGGTAATAACCCGTTAGGGGTTAGTGCAAACAGTTATAAGTTATTGGCAAGCGCCCTAGCAAAAAACGGCATTGCTACATTACGTTATGATAAACGTATGATTGGCCAAAGCACCAGCAATACTAAAGAAGCTGACTTACGCTTTGATGATTATGCCGATGACGCCATAGCCCTGATAGGTATGCTGCATAGTGATGCCCGTTTCTCAAGCGTATTTGTGCTGGGCCATAGCGAGGGTTCGCTGGTAGGGATGCTGGCCTGCGCCGACCAACCAGTAGCTGGTTTTATTTCTGTTGCCGGTGCTGGCGAAAGAGCGGATAAAATACTTACTGAACAACTAAAATCGAAACCGCAGTTTGTGCAGGATGCTTTTAAAGTTGTACTGGATAGTTTAAGAAAAGGCAAAACTACCGACAGGGTCGACCCATCGTTATTTGGCCTGGCCAGGCCAAGTGTACAACCCTATTTACGGTCGTGGATGTACCACGAGCCTAAAGCCGAGTTGAAGAAATTGAAGATTCCCGTATTGATATTACAAGGCACCAACGATTTGCAGATAACTGTAGCCGACGCCGAAAAACTGAAGAAAGCCAAATCTGACGCTACACTGGTTATTATCCCCGGTATGAACCATGTTTTAAAAGATGCCCCTGCCGATAAGGATAAAAACCTGGAAACCTACAAAGACCCTAACCTGCCTATTAAGCCGGAGTTGGTGACGAACATTGTAGCGTTTATAAATAAGTTAAAGTAA
- a CDS encoding DinB family protein codes for MDNQQNLIDELVKLLQGGGAHASLKKALDGLLPELRGAKTNHLPYSIWQLVEHIRIAQWDMLEFSKDGNHQSPKWPDEYWPKEAFPADDDAWKRSVKQINDDLSEFIGLLKSSDIYAPIPHGSGQTILREALQIADHNAYHTAEIIVIRRLLGAWKG; via the coding sequence ATGGATAATCAGCAAAACTTAATTGATGAATTAGTAAAACTGCTGCAAGGCGGCGGCGCGCATGCCAGCTTGAAAAAAGCTTTGGATGGTTTGCTGCCCGAGTTGCGCGGCGCAAAGACAAACCATTTACCTTATTCCATTTGGCAATTGGTTGAACACATCAGGATAGCGCAATGGGATATGCTGGAATTTAGTAAGGATGGCAACCACCAATCGCCTAAATGGCCCGATGAATACTGGCCAAAAGAAGCTTTCCCGGCAGATGATGATGCCTGGAAAAGGTCGGTAAAGCAAATTAATGATGATTTGAGCGAGTTTATCGGGTTGTTAAAATCTTCGGACATTTATGCCCCCATACCCCATGGCAGCGGACAAACCATTTTGCGTGAAGCCCTGCAAATAGCCGACCATAACGCTTATCACACCGCGGAAATTATTGTGATCCGCAGGTTGCTTGGAGCGTGGAAGGGGTAA
- a CDS encoding DUF885 domain-containing protein: protein MKKLIPIFIIVLLVYACKKDGSTLPQGQVDNDAFTAYETHFLDALWKLDPNWATEVGYHKYDSVLVIPNSSSRSAMLNFTKVQMDSLAKYNPGTLSDANRMDYKMIQNQLDATQWALQQEKAYEWNPGTYNVIGSFAHILNEHYAPLAKRLRSFYQKMEAIPAYYKEAQKQIKNPVPELTTLTVEQLTGGVSVIEKDFADSLKKTNIPAAEQKQMLARAQASADVIKNFATWLKNMKNDHPRSFRLGKELYEGKFKYHIQSAGTAQQLYNAAVERKKDLHGYMAKICVKLWPKYFGQAPMPKDSLQMIAQMIDTLSAKHVKPDEFQGAIEKEIPQLVSFIKAKNLITLDDSKPLVIRKEPAYMAGVAGASISSPGPYDKNGNTYYNVGSLAGWSPEKAESYLREYNQYILQILCIHEAIPGHYTQLVYANKSPSLIKSVLGNGAMIEGWAVFAEQMMLENGFGNNEPEMWLMWYKWNLRSICNTIVDYSVHTGNMDKDACVKFLTREAFQQKAEAEGKWRRVSVTSVQLTSYYAGYKEIIDLRDAYRKKLGDKYTVKEFNERFLSFGSAPVKYIKEVMLGNKPADNGAK, encoded by the coding sequence GTGAAAAAACTGATCCCCATATTTATTATAGTGCTGCTGGTATATGCCTGTAAAAAGGATGGCAGCACCCTGCCCCAGGGCCAGGTAGATAATGATGCCTTTACAGCCTATGAAACTCATTTTTTAGATGCCCTATGGAAGCTTGACCCAAACTGGGCTACAGAAGTAGGCTACCATAAATACGATAGCGTATTGGTTATCCCAAATTCATCAAGCCGGTCGGCTATGCTCAATTTCACTAAGGTGCAAATGGATTCGCTGGCCAAATATAACCCGGGCACTTTATCGGATGCTAACCGCATGGATTACAAGATGATTCAAAACCAGCTGGATGCCACACAATGGGCCCTGCAGCAGGAAAAAGCTTATGAATGGAACCCGGGCACATATAATGTTATCGGCAGTTTTGCGCATATTCTTAATGAGCATTATGCGCCGCTTGCCAAACGCTTGCGTAGTTTTTATCAAAAAATGGAAGCTATCCCTGCCTATTATAAAGAGGCGCAGAAGCAAATTAAAAACCCCGTACCCGAACTGACAACACTGACTGTTGAGCAACTAACCGGCGGGGTAAGTGTAATTGAAAAAGATTTTGCCGATTCCCTAAAGAAAACAAACATTCCGGCGGCCGAGCAGAAACAAATGCTGGCCCGCGCCCAGGCATCGGCCGATGTGATAAAGAACTTTGCCACCTGGCTAAAAAACATGAAGAACGACCACCCGCGCAGTTTCCGCCTGGGTAAGGAGTTGTACGAGGGTAAATTTAAATATCATATCCAATCTGCCGGGACTGCCCAACAGCTATACAACGCGGCCGTGGAGCGTAAAAAAGACCTGCATGGCTATATGGCTAAAATTTGTGTTAAACTATGGCCTAAATATTTTGGCCAGGCCCCAATGCCTAAAGATAGCTTGCAAATGATAGCACAAATGATAGATACCTTATCGGCTAAGCATGTAAAACCCGATGAATTTCAAGGGGCAATAGAAAAGGAAATACCGCAACTGGTATCGTTTATTAAAGCTAAAAACCTGATCACCCTTGACGACAGCAAGCCGCTGGTGATCCGTAAAGAGCCTGCTTATATGGCCGGCGTTGCGGGCGCGTCTATCAGTTCGCCGGGACCGTATGATAAAAATGGCAATACCTATTACAATGTAGGCAGCCTTGCGGGTTGGTCGCCCGAAAAAGCGGAAAGCTATTTGCGCGAGTATAACCAATACATTTTGCAGATCCTATGCATTCACGAAGCTATACCTGGCCATTATACCCAATTGGTTTACGCTAATAAATCGCCCAGTCTGATAAAATCGGTATTAGGTAACGGCGCTATGATTGAGGGCTGGGCGGTATTTGCAGAACAGATGATGCTGGAAAACGGCTTTGGCAATAACGAGCCCGAAATGTGGCTGATGTGGTATAAATGGAATTTGCGGTCGATATGTAACACCATAGTTGACTATAGCGTACATACCGGCAATATGGATAAAGACGCCTGTGTTAAATTCCTTACCCGCGAAGCTTTTCAGCAAAAGGCTGAAGCCGAAGGCAAATGGCGCAGGGTAAGTGTTACCAGCGTACAGCTTACCAGTTACTACGCGGGTTATAAAGAAATCATCGACCTGCGCGACGCTTACCGCAAAAAGCTGGGCGATAAATATACCGTGAAAGAGTTTAACGAGCGGTTTTTAAGCTTTGGCAGCGCCCCGGTTAAATACATTAAAGAAGTAATGCTGGGCAATAAACCTGCCGATAATGGTGCAAAATAG
- a CDS encoding endonuclease/exonuclease/phosphatase family protein, with protein sequence MKKAFLSLILFVLFFSTAIAQQLNIGTYNLRYANATDSARGNGGGQRYPVIAQIIRFNDWDIFGTQEGLRPMLDNLADSLPGYKWLGIGRDGGDKGEHSAIFYKTAKFKLLKSGNFWLSPTDTEHPNVGWDAALTRVCTWAQFREIKTGYVFNFFNVHMDHMGVVARRESAKLIMAKMKQMTGDIPTILTGDFNTDQKSDAYSTLNDSGLLKDCYLLAPVKLATQGTFNDFQINTDSQYRRIDHIFVTKHFKPLRYAILTNTYRGKLPSDHYPVVVILSR encoded by the coding sequence ATGAAAAAAGCGTTCCTATCACTCATTCTATTCGTGTTATTTTTTAGCACAGCCATTGCGCAGCAATTAAACATTGGCACCTATAACCTGCGTTATGCCAATGCTACCGACTCGGCGCGGGGAAATGGCGGGGGGCAACGCTACCCGGTTATAGCGCAGATCATCCGGTTTAACGATTGGGATATTTTTGGTACGCAGGAAGGGTTACGCCCTATGCTGGATAACCTGGCCGATAGCCTGCCGGGTTATAAATGGCTGGGCATAGGCCGCGATGGCGGTGATAAGGGCGAACACTCGGCAATATTTTATAAGACGGCTAAATTTAAGCTGCTAAAAAGCGGCAATTTCTGGCTATCGCCTACCGATACGGAACACCCTAATGTAGGCTGGGATGCGGCACTGACCCGGGTATGTACCTGGGCGCAGTTCAGGGAAATAAAAACAGGCTATGTGTTCAATTTCTTTAACGTGCATATGGACCATATGGGTGTAGTTGCGCGTCGCGAAAGTGCAAAGCTGATCATGGCGAAAATGAAGCAAATGACCGGTGATATCCCCACCATCCTGACCGGCGATTTCAACACCGATCAAAAATCGGACGCTTACTCAACACTTAACGATTCCGGCTTATTGAAGGATTGCTACCTGCTGGCGCCGGTAAAATTGGCCACCCAGGGCACGTTTAACGATTTCCAGATCAACACTGATAGCCAATACCGCCGGATCGACCATATTTTTGTGACCAAACATTTTAAGCCGCTGCGCTATGCTATTTTAACCAATACCTACCGTGGCAAACTACCATCAGACCATTACCCCGTGGTGGTGATTTTGAGCAGGTAG
- a CDS encoding YXWGXW repeat-containing protein has product MKTIWKSLMVAAALTAAVNVSEAQIVVRARLGRPVNRVVVRRPPAPSPRHVWVEEDWTPRGRSYVWHGGYWAAPPRPHAVWVPGHWDRRRGGYVWVPGMWR; this is encoded by the coding sequence ATGAAAACAATCTGGAAAAGTTTAATGGTAGCCGCTGCATTAACAGCCGCCGTTAATGTTAGTGAAGCACAAATAGTAGTAAGGGCGCGTTTAGGCCGCCCGGTAAATAGAGTAGTGGTACGCCGCCCGCCGGCACCATCGCCAAGGCACGTATGGGTTGAAGAAGACTGGACACCACGCGGCCGTAGTTATGTATGGCATGGCGGTTATTGGGCTGCGCCACCACGTCCACATGCCGTATGGGTACCAGGCCATTGGGACCGCCGTCGCGGTGGTTACGTGTGGGTTCCAGGTATGTGGAGATAA
- the ligA gene encoding NAD-dependent DNA ligase LigA encodes MSPVEAKQRIETLSQELKQHSYNYYVLAMPAISDYEFDKKLEELSALEKQFPEFLLPDSPTQKVGGEITKEFQTVRHRWPMLSLGNTYNQQELIDFDQRIRKAIGDNFEYVVELKYDGLSMSLTYKDGQLLRAVTRGDGVQGDDVTTNIRTIHNVPKKLKQGNYPDEFEIRGEVFMHLKAFERLNNERIENGEVPYANPRNFASGTVKLQDSTEVARRPLDCFLYFLYTEKQLFKTHWESLQAVKSWGFHVNEHNKLCKNIDEVFEFITYWDKERHNLSYDIDGIVIKVNSYAQQQELGYTAKSPRWAISYKFKAERVETELLQVTYQVGRTGAVTPVANLKPVLLAGTTVKRATLHNADEIMERLKLHEHDTVYVEKGGEIIPKIIGVNLDKRRPDAEPIQYVTNCPVCGTELLRKEGEAAFYCPNDEGCPPQITGKIQHFIGRKAMNIDGLGDETINTLYNRGFIRHISDLYELHKHTDELKKMDRFGEQSINNMLEGIEKSKQMPFEKVLFGLGIRYVGETVAKKLVAHFKTIDNLMAASLEELTTTEEIGERIAQSLIEYFSDNQHREQIEKLRAQGLQFVADDKEVVLASDKLSGMNFIISGTFEQFSRDELKDMIEANGGKILSSISAKLNYLVAGDNMGPAKLEKATKLNIPIISDAELLTMIG; translated from the coding sequence ATGTCACCAGTTGAAGCCAAACAACGTATTGAAACACTTTCGCAGGAGTTAAAACAGCACAGCTACAATTATTATGTACTGGCCATGCCTGCCATATCCGATTATGAGTTTGATAAAAAATTAGAAGAACTATCCGCACTGGAAAAGCAGTTCCCCGAGTTTTTATTGCCCGACTCGCCTACTCAAAAAGTTGGCGGCGAGATCACTAAAGAATTTCAAACCGTGCGGCACCGCTGGCCTATGCTATCGCTTGGCAACACCTATAACCAGCAGGAACTGATCGACTTTGATCAGCGTATCCGTAAGGCCATTGGCGATAATTTCGAATATGTTGTCGAGCTTAAATACGATGGCTTAAGCATGAGCCTCACCTATAAAGATGGCCAGCTTTTGCGCGCCGTTACCCGTGGCGATGGCGTGCAGGGCGATGATGTGACCACAAATATCCGCACCATCCATAATGTGCCTAAAAAACTAAAGCAAGGAAATTATCCGGATGAGTTTGAAATTCGGGGCGAGGTGTTTATGCACCTGAAAGCCTTTGAACGTTTGAATAACGAGCGTATAGAGAACGGCGAGGTACCTTATGCTAATCCGCGCAATTTTGCATCGGGCACGGTGAAATTGCAGGATAGTACCGAAGTTGCCAGGCGTCCGCTGGATTGTTTCCTTTATTTCCTGTATACCGAAAAGCAATTATTTAAAACCCATTGGGAAAGCCTGCAGGCTGTGAAAAGCTGGGGCTTCCATGTGAACGAGCATAATAAACTGTGTAAAAACATCGATGAAGTTTTTGAATTTATAACCTATTGGGATAAGGAGCGCCATAACCTGAGTTACGATATAGACGGCATTGTTATTAAAGTAAACAGCTATGCGCAGCAGCAGGAACTGGGTTATACAGCAAAATCGCCGCGATGGGCAATATCCTATAAATTTAAAGCAGAACGGGTGGAGACCGAATTATTGCAGGTTACCTACCAGGTGGGCCGTACCGGGGCAGTTACCCCCGTGGCTAATTTAAAGCCTGTTTTGCTTGCTGGCACTACTGTTAAACGCGCCACCCTGCACAATGCCGATGAGATAATGGAACGCCTGAAACTACACGAACATGATACCGTTTATGTAGAAAAAGGCGGCGAGATCATCCCGAAGATCATCGGGGTAAACCTGGATAAGCGCAGGCCTGATGCCGAACCTATACAATATGTAACCAACTGCCCTGTATGCGGTACCGAGTTGCTGCGCAAGGAAGGTGAAGCCGCCTTTTATTGCCCTAACGATGAAGGCTGCCCCCCGCAAATAACTGGTAAGATACAGCACTTTATTGGCCGCAAAGCCATGAATATTGACGGCCTTGGCGATGAAACTATTAATACGTTGTACAACCGGGGCTTTATCCGCCATATCAGCGATCTGTATGAGTTGCATAAGCATACCGACGAGTTGAAAAAGATGGACCGCTTTGGCGAACAATCCATTAATAATATGCTGGAAGGCATAGAGAAATCGAAGCAAATGCCGTTTGAAAAAGTGCTGTTTGGCTTGGGCATCCGTTACGTGGGCGAAACTGTAGCCAAAAAGCTGGTAGCGCACTTTAAAACTATTGACAACCTGATGGCAGCAAGTTTAGAGGAGCTGACCACCACCGAAGAAATTGGCGAGCGCATAGCCCAAAGCCTGATAGAATATTTTAGCGATAACCAACACCGTGAACAGATTGAAAAACTGCGTGCCCAGGGCTTGCAATTTGTAGCCGACGATAAAGAAGTGGTTTTGGCCAGTGATAAGCTATCGGGTATGAACTTTATTATCTCGGGCACATTTGAACAGTTCTCGCGCGATGAATTGAAGGATATGATAGAGGCTAATGGCGGTAAAATTTTAAGCAGCATATCTGCCAAATTAAATTATTTAGTAGCGGGCGATAATATGGGCCCCGCCAAACTGGAGAAGGCCACCAAGCTAAACATCCCTATTATCAGCGATGCGGAATTATTGACGATGATAGGGTAA
- a CDS encoding N-acyl-D-amino-acid deacylase family protein gives MRYLKLLLLCCLLPAWAMAQNQYDVIIRNGKIIDGAGNPWFYGDVGILKNKVVAIGDLSKVKAAKNIDATGLIVAPGFIDVHTHIEGDEKKTPTADNFIYDGVTTVITGNCGGSEINLDKYFRRLDSIKLSINVASLVGHNDVRRAVLGQAAVTPDAVQLKKMQDIVEQAMRDGAVGFSTGLIYTPGLYSKTPEVVALAQAAAKYKGVYASHIRNESDKVFEAIAEAIDIGRQANMPVEISHFKVGKPNWNRSNEMIAMVEKARAEGLEVTVDQYPYTASSTTLNVLLPDWLLDGGRDSVYKRLDDPVIHQKVIKEMISDMKKRQRDHFDYAFIAHCDADTTLNGKNIQQINIEKGRKNNIPNEIETILDITKLGSAAMVFHGMNEDDVKNIMKYPLAMVASDSGIRLFGSGVPHPRGYGTNARVLGHYVREEKVLRLEDAVRKMTSLPAQKFHLAGRGLLQPGMFADVVVFDAATVNDESTYAKPHAYSQGFKYVLVNGIVTVDNFKHNGNRNGAILRGPGYTQNL, from the coding sequence ATGCGTTATCTGAAACTCCTGCTATTATGTTGCCTGCTGCCTGCCTGGGCCATGGCACAAAATCAATATGATGTCATTATCCGTAACGGCAAGATCATTGACGGTGCCGGTAACCCCTGGTTTTATGGCGATGTAGGTATTTTGAAAAACAAGGTAGTTGCCATTGGCGATCTTTCGAAAGTAAAGGCCGCTAAAAATATCGATGCTACCGGGCTAATCGTAGCGCCGGGGTTTATTGATGTGCACACCCATATTGAAGGTGACGAAAAGAAAACTCCCACGGCCGATAACTTTATTTACGATGGCGTAACTACTGTTATTACCGGCAACTGCGGCGGTTCGGAAATTAACCTGGATAAATATTTCAGGCGCCTGGACAGCATTAAGTTATCTATCAACGTAGCATCGCTTGTGGGGCATAATGATGTGCGCCGGGCTGTATTGGGCCAGGCCGCTGTTACACCCGACGCCGTTCAGCTGAAAAAAATGCAGGATATTGTGGAGCAGGCCATGCGCGATGGCGCGGTGGGTTTCTCAACCGGTTTAATTTATACGCCGGGGCTGTATTCCAAAACGCCCGAAGTGGTGGCTTTAGCCCAGGCAGCGGCTAAATACAAAGGGGTGTATGCTTCGCATATCCGGAACGAAAGCGATAAGGTTTTTGAAGCCATTGCCGAAGCTATAGATATTGGACGCCAGGCAAACATGCCGGTAGAGATATCGCACTTTAAAGTGGGTAAACCCAACTGGAACCGCAGTAATGAAATGATTGCCATGGTTGAAAAAGCCCGTGCCGAAGGCCTGGAAGTGACGGTAGACCAATACCCATATACCGCCAGCAGTACCACATTGAACGTACTATTACCCGATTGGCTGCTGGATGGCGGCCGCGATTCGGTATATAAACGCCTGGACGATCCGGTTATCCATCAAAAGGTGATTAAGGAAATGATCAGCGATATGAAAAAGCGCCAGCGCGATCATTTCGACTATGCTTTTATAGCCCATTGCGATGCCGATACCACACTTAACGGAAAAAACATACAACAGATCAATATCGAAAAAGGCCGTAAAAATAATATTCCTAACGAGATTGAAACCATACTGGATATCACCAAACTTGGAAGCGCGGCAATGGTTTTCCATGGGATGAATGAGGATGACGTAAAAAACATTATGAAATACCCGCTGGCCATGGTAGCATCCGATTCGGGCATCCGTTTATTTGGCTCGGGCGTTCCCCACCCGCGTGGATATGGCACAAATGCCCGCGTATTGGGGCATTACGTGCGCGAAGAAAAAGTGCTGCGCCTGGAAGATGCGGTGCGGAAAATGACCTCGCTGCCAGCGCAAAAATTCCACCTGGCTGGCAGGGGTTTATTACAGCCCGGTATGTTTGCCGATGTGGTGGTGTTTGATGCCGCAACGGTTAACGATGAATCGACCTATGCAAAGCCGCATGCCTATTCACAGGGCTTTAAATATGTGTTGGTTAACGGGATTGTAACTGTTGATAACTTTAAGCATAATGGTAACAGAAATGGTGCTATTTTGCGTGGCCCAGGATACACACAAAACCTGTAA
- a CDS encoding class I SAM-dependent methyltransferase — translation MIQLLTPTHWKDYELIDCGDFEKLERFGNVVLIRPEPQAVWAKALPAAEWQRLHHIRFKGRSATSGEWVKKNPATPDRWHVEYKNNDAAIKFRLALTSFKHVGIFPEQAVNWDYISSNIKKFKTPEPKVLNLFAYTGGASLMARAAGADTTHVDSIKQVVTWANENQELSGLSNIRWMVEDALKFVKRELKRGKKYNGIILDPPAYGHGPNGEKWKLEDHILEMMQDVVQLLDPQEHFLILNTYSLGFSSVIVENLIRGSFPKVQNLEIGELYLQATSGVKLPLGVFGKFFKTA, via the coding sequence ATGATCCAACTACTTACGCCCACCCACTGGAAAGATTATGAACTGATTGATTGCGGCGATTTTGAAAAATTAGAGCGTTTTGGCAATGTAGTGCTGATACGCCCCGAACCACAGGCGGTATGGGCCAAGGCCCTGCCTGCAGCTGAATGGCAGCGCTTGCACCATATCAGGTTTAAAGGGCGGTCGGCAACATCGGGCGAATGGGTGAAGAAAAACCCTGCTACGCCCGACCGCTGGCATGTGGAATATAAAAACAACGATGCGGCCATCAAATTCCGCCTGGCGCTAACTTCATTTAAGCATGTAGGTATATTTCCCGAGCAGGCCGTTAACTGGGATTACATCTCATCAAACATAAAAAAGTTTAAAACACCCGAGCCAAAAGTGCTCAACCTGTTTGCCTATACGGGCGGGGCATCGCTAATGGCCCGCGCGGCAGGCGCCGATACTACCCACGTCGATTCGATAAAACAAGTAGTAACCTGGGCTAACGAAAACCAGGAGCTATCGGGATTAAGCAACATCCGCTGGATGGTAGAGGACGCTTTAAAGTTTGTAAAACGCGAGCTAAAACGCGGCAAAAAGTATAACGGAATTATCCTCGATCCACCTGCGTACGGTCACGGCCCTAACGGCGAGAAGTGGAAGCTGGAAGACCATATATTGGAAATGATGCAGGACGTAGTGCAACTGCTGGACCCACAAGAGCATTTCCTGATACTGAATACTTACTCTTTAGGCTTTTCCTCGGTAATTGTAGAAAACCTTATCCGTGGCTCGTTCCCCAAAGTGCAAAACCTGGAAATAGGGGAGCTTTACTTGCAGGCTACATCGGGCGTTAAACTGCCGCTTGGCGTGTTTGGGAAGTTTTTTAAAACGGCGTAA
- a CDS encoding ABC transporter ATP-binding protein translates to MIEIKNIYKTFGENEVLKDISAQFKPGKNNLIIGGSGSGKTTLLKCIVGLHQPTKGQVLFNNEDFTAMNFTERVPIRKEIGMLFQNSALFDSMTVEENIMFPLNLFTDQSHAEKQERANFCLERVNLKDTNKLYPAELSGGMKKRVGIARAISMQPKYLFVDEPNSGLDPKTSILIDELIAELTEEYEITTVIVTHDMNSVMGIGDHIIFLHDGRKWWEGSNKEIAHTDNKELNEFVFASKFMRAAKNKL, encoded by the coding sequence ATGATCGAGATCAAAAACATATATAAAACGTTTGGTGAAAATGAGGTGCTGAAAGATATTAGCGCGCAATTTAAACCGGGAAAGAATAATTTGATCATCGGGGGTTCGGGTTCGGGTAAAACTACCTTGCTGAAATGTATTGTTGGCCTGCACCAGCCTACTAAAGGCCAGGTGCTTTTTAATAACGAAGATTTTACTGCCATGAACTTTACCGAGCGTGTACCCATCCGCAAGGAAATTGGCATGCTTTTTCAAAACTCGGCCTTGTTTGATTCTATGACGGTTGAAGAGAACATTATGTTCCCCTTAAACCTGTTTACCGATCAATCGCACGCCGAAAAGCAGGAACGCGCTAATTTTTGCCTGGAACGTGTTAACCTTAAAGATACCAACAAGCTTTACCCGGCCGAGCTTTCGGGCGGGATGAAAAAACGCGTAGGTATTGCACGTGCCATATCCATGCAGCCAAAATACTTGTTTGTAGATGAGCCCAATTCGGGCCTCGACCCCAAAACATCTATCCTGATAGATGAACTGATTGCCGAACTGACCGAAGAGTACGAGATCACCACCGTGATAGTTACCCACGATATGAACTCGGTAATGGGTATCGGCGATCATATTATCTTTTTGCACGACGGCCGGAAATGGTGGGAAGGCAGCAACAAGGAAATAGCCCACACCGACAATAAAGAACTGAACGAGTTTGTATTTGCCAGCAAGTTTATGCGCGCGGCGAAGAATAAGTTGTAG
- a CDS encoding MlaE family ABC transporter permease: MFTALGKYILLLRLSFKKPEKFSVYWNEVMREMTSIGIGSLGIIAIISVFIGAVATIQVAFQLSSPLVSRSIAGSISRDSTILEFSPTISALVLAGRVGSSIASQIGTMRVTEQIDALEIMGVNAPGFLIAPKIISGISMVPLLTIISVALGLSGGYLACVFTGSISPSDYISGLQDGFDPIIVTVCAVKSIAYGFIITSICAYNGFYTEGGALEVGQSATRGVVYSCVMILFADLIISSMLL; encoded by the coding sequence ATGTTTACAGCCCTTGGCAAATACATATTATTATTACGTTTAAGCTTTAAAAAACCCGAAAAGTTTAGCGTCTACTGGAACGAGGTAATGCGCGAAATGACCTCTATCGGCATTGGTTCGCTGGGTATTATCGCTATCATATCTGTATTTATTGGCGCTGTGGCTACTATACAGGTGGCTTTCCAGTTGTCCAGTCCGCTGGTGTCCCGCAGTATTGCCGGCAGTATCTCCCGCGACTCGACCATCCTTGAATTTAGCCCTACTATATCGGCGCTGGTATTAGCAGGCAGGGTAGGCAGTAGCATCGCATCGCAAATTGGTACCATGCGCGTAACCGAACAAATCGACGCTTTGGAAATTATGGGGGTAAACGCCCCGGGATTTTTAATAGCGCCTAAAATTATTTCAGGCATATCTATGGTGCCCCTGCTTACTATCATTTCGGTAGCATTGGGCCTAAGCGGCGGTTACCTGGCCTGTGTGTTCACAGGCTCAATTTCGCCAAGCGATTACATCTCAGGTTTACAGGATGGCTTCGACCCTATTATTGTTACTGTGTGTGCGGTAAAATCGATAGCATATGGTTTTATAATTACTTCAATTTGCGCGTATAATGGCTTTTATACCGAGGGCGGCGCGCTGGAAGTTGGCCAGTCGGCTACCCGTGGTGTAGTTTATAGCTGCGTAATGATACTGTTTGCCGACCTTATTATATCAAGCATGCTATTATGA